In Eriocheir sinensis breed Jianghai 21 chromosome 3, ASM2467909v1, whole genome shotgun sequence, a genomic segment contains:
- the LOC127005743 gene encoding alpha-mannosidase 2-like, whose protein sequence is MPHSHNDPGWLKTYEEYYFHQTSKILQNMIEKLRVHTNMTFIWSEISFLSLWYERAHPTLRQQLKELVSSGRLEIATGGWVMTDEANVHLYAMLDQLIEGHQWLSNILGVQPVSGWSVDPFGHGAAVPYLLHEAGIQATVVQRIHYAWKQWLAEQQLGDFMWRQVWDSKGESDILCHNRPYDIYSIKHSCGPHPQICLGYDFRKVPGEYTEYTIKSVPIDDHNVKKKAELLLEQYGRTGSLYPHNVVLVPIGDDFRYDHASEWDQQYSSYHRLLTFINNDPRYHATVQFGTLRDYFAEVQNRMRDYPTLQGDFFVYSDIFSEGRPAYWSGYYTTRPYWKVLDRQLEASLRSAEILYSWSYAWAVQEGQARVVQLLEKDYEKLVRARRALALFQHHDAITGTSKAYVMHDYAVKLHESLHDTLALAGQAAEALLLTPAAMAALDHRAAPLHHLHPDFERSTYERLPHKLPLTVPRSKPRLVVMFNSLAQRRFEVIKVLVSSLDVRVTDEHGHDVPVQINPVWNDTGNGMVILDNQFELLFVADLPALSVVTYGIHQTAHPSTDNRASVYSNNYAPAPDPNYSPPFETHDVLPGDIQLESDHLKLLFDGTTGMLRSITDKPSGRVTQAAVRYAAYPSAQFKSGAYLFKPDPNAREPEEDVLAGAKPRLFIHSGPVASELSVMFGSVLMHSTRILHVAHRPLASAVYMENLFNLGGRYNSSETPGFPPHFRETEMFMRIMTDIDNGAEPTFYTDQSGLHMQKRVRVQRIGIQGNYFPITSAAMIEDGAGPGRRLTLLTDHAAGAASWQQGWLEVMVERRTFYDDARGMGEGVTDQKRTLGRYWLMLEETRSPEPVARLSLAAHHLANSLNYPITQLINEGLDADQLNSAAHLITRPLPCPLHLMTLRTLAEPQYPSLLPSRTALMVLQNQAPSCSTSASVATCTGLGDSPFPGTELTIQVSSLQRVSLTATTSRGSLESLPELSVPHHTLRAATLTFPKPPPPPPPPA, encoded by the exons ATGCCACACTCGCACAACGACCCCGGCTGGCTCAAGACCTACGAGGAGTACTACTTCCACCAGACGAGCAAGATCCTGCAGAACATGATCGAGAAGCTGCGGGTCCACACCAACATGACCTTCATCTGGTCTGagatctccttcctctccctgtggTACGAGAG GGCCCACCCGACACTGAGGCAGCAGCTGAAGGAACTCGTGTCGTCCGGGCGGCTCGAGATCGCGACCGGCGGCTGGGTGATGACAGACGAGGCCAACGTGCACCTTTACGCCATGCTTGACCAGCTGATCGAAG GTCACCAATGGCTCTCCAACATCCTGGGCGTGCAGCCGGTCAGCGGGTGGTCGGTGGACCCCTTCGGACACGGCGCCGCGGTGCCGTACCTCCTGCACGAGGCTGGCATCCAGGCCACGGTGGTGCAGCGAATCCACTACGCCTGGAAGCAGTGGTTGGCGGAGCAGCAGCTCGGGGACTTCATGTGGCGCCAAGTGTGGGACTCGAAAGGGGAAAGCGACATACTGTGCCACAACCGACCCTACGACATCTACTCCATCAAGCACTCGTGTGGCCCCCACCCGCAGATCTGCCTGGGTTATGATTTCCGCAAG GTGCCAGGGGAGTACACCGAGTACACCATCAAGTCGGTTCCTATCGACGACCACAACGTCAAGAAAAAAGCAGAACTCTTGCTGGAGCAGTACGGGAGGACGGGCTCGCTCTACCCTCACAATGTCGTCCTCGTTCCTATCGGGGACGACTTCCGTTACGACCATGCCTCGGAATGGGACCAGCAGTACTCCAGCTACCACCGCCTCCTGACATTCATCAACAACGACCCGCGTTACCACGCCACGGTGCAGTTCGGCACGCTGCGGGACTACTTCGCTGAGGTACAGAACCGCATGCGCGACTACCCGACCCTCCAGGGCGACTTCTTCGTGTACAGTGACATTTTCAGCGAGGGCCGCCCAGCGTACTGGAGCGGCTACTATACCACACGACCATACTGGAAGGTGCTCGACCGACAGTTGGAAGCATCATTACGTTCGGCCGAGATCCTGTACAGTTGGTCGTATGCGTGGGCAGTGCAGGAAGGTCAAGCGCGCGTTGTCCAGCTATTAGAGAAAGACTATGAGAAGCTGGTAAGAGCCAGGCGGGCACTGGCACTGTTCCAGCACCACGACGCCATCACCGGCACCTCCAAGGCGTACGTCATGCATGATTACGCTGTCAAGCTGCACGAAAGTCTGCACGACACGCTGGCCCTGGCGGGGCAGGCAGCCGAGGCACTGCTTCTCACGCCTGCCGCCATGGCTGCTCTGGACCACCGCGCCGCGCCGCTCCACCACCTTCATCCAGACTTCGAGAGGTCTACCTACGAACGTCTGCCCCACAAACTGCCCCTAACGGTGCCGCGCAGCAAGCCACGACTCGTAGTGATGTTCAACTCACTGGCGCAGCGCCGCTTCGAGGTGATCAAAGTGCTGGTGTCGTCCCTGGACGTGCGGGTCACCGACGAGCACGGCCATGACGTGCCCGTGCAGATCAACCCGGTGTGGAACGACACCGGTAACGGCATGGTGATCCTTGACAATCAGTTTGAACTTCTCTTCGTGGCTGACCTGCCTGCGCTGAGCGTGGTGACTTATGGCATCCACCAGACGGCCCACCCCTCCACCGACAATCGGGCCTCTGTGTACTCCAACAACTACGCACCGGCACCAGACCCGAATTACTCGCCGCCCTTTGAGACGCACGACGTGCTGCCGGGAGACATCCAGCTGGAAAGTGACCATCTCAAGCTGTTGTTCGACGGCACCACTGGCATGCTGCGCTCCATCACGGACAAGCCGAGTGGTCGCGTGACGCAGGCCGCAGTGCGCTACGCCGCTTACCCCTCAGCACAGTTCAAATCTGGCGCATATCTCTTCAAGCCAGATCCCAACGCCCGAGAACCAGAAGAGGACGTGCTGGCCGGTGCCAAGCCGCGGCTGTTCATCCATTCGGGTCCCGTGGCATCAGAGCTTAGTGTTATGTTTGGCTCTGTTCTCATGCACTCCACACGCATCCTGCACGTGGCCCACCGCCCGCTAGCCTCGGCTGTCTACATGGAGAACCTCTTCAACTTGGGTGGGCGGTACAACAGCTCAGAGACCCCAGGCTTCCCACCGCATTTCAGAGAGACGGAGATGTTCATGCGTATCATGACGGACATCGACAACGGAGCTGAACCAACCTTCTACACCGACCAGAGTGGTCTGCACATGCAGAAGCGCGTCAGGGTACAGCGCATAGGAATTCAAGGGAATTATTTCCCCATCACTTCGGCTGCCATGATCGAAGACGGCGCCGGGCCAGGCCGCCGCCTCACCCTCCTCACCGACCACGCCGCGGGCGCTGCCTCGTGGCAGCAGGGATGGCTTGAGGTTATGGTAGAACGCCGTACCTTCTACGACGACGCACGGGGCATGGGTGAGGGCGTCACTGACCAGAAACGCACCCTTGGCCGCTACTGGTTAATGCTCGAAGAAACCCGCAGCCCAGAGCCCGTAGCGCGGCTCTCCCTCGCAGCCCACCACCTCGCCAACAGCCTCAACTACCCCATCACACAGCTGATCAACGAGGGGCTGGACGCTGACCAGCTCAACTCGGCCGCCCACCTCATCACGCGGCCGTTGCCCTGCCCCCTGCACCTCATGACCCTTCGCACGCTGGCCGAGCCACAGTACCCGAGCCTTCTGCCTTCTCGCACGGCCCTCATGGTGCTGCAGAACCAGGCGCCTTCCTGCTCCACCTCGGCTTCTGTGGCCACCTGCACCGGCTTGGGCGACTCTCCCTTCCCAGGCACGGAGCTCACAATCCAG GTGTCGAGTCTTCAGCGTGTctccctcaccgccaccaccagtcgGGGATCGCTGGAGTCGCTGCCGGAGTTGTCGGTCCCCCACCACACGCTGCGGGCCGCCACCCTCACCTTCCCcaagcccccgccgccgcctcccccgcCCGCTTAA